The DNA sequence GATAGGAGCTCAGGATTCGGATATGTTGAGACGACTTACCGATAAGCGCGATATATCATCCCTCTTCCGGTTGGGGAAAGCCTATAATACGGCAGGCCGTTTCAGAGAGGCTTTGCTTTTCTTGGAGAAGGGACTTCTTTTGGACGATAAAGATTCTCGTCTTTTACTGGAAGCCGCCTATAGTTGCTCATCCATCGGCAGAGATCAAGACGCTATGGCCATGGTGCAGCATCTCTTGACCAAGAGGAGCGGAGCATCGTTAAAGGGAGACCCTCCTTCCGTCTTGGTCTACAGATCGAGGAATAACTGGAATATCGGCTGGAACGGCGGCGATAGCACGGTGAAGGATGCTACTCTTTATGCCGAGGATGAAGGAGTGTCCATTCCCGGTATGATAGCGCCTAAAATCGGTCTCGATATGTACGATCCTTTGAAAAAAGCCATAAAGCTTAACCCTGGTGGGAAAGAGCTATACATAGATTTTATGGCTCTTACGGTCAAAATCACTCCGAGCCTCTCTTCGAGGATCCTTAAGGCCTCCGCTATGGCTATGGAAGCCCACGGTCTTTTCGTCTCCGGACGAAAAGACGAGGCCTTGGTCTTGATCGATACTGTTGAAGAATTAGCCCCTTCGGTGGCTTTTTGGAAAGAACTGAGGGACAGCTTTTCGACGAAGATATAAAAACGGCATTTTCAATATACCCTTTTTCATCTATACTTTTTAAGGTGTTTTGTTTTTTTACGTTAGTAACATATCGATATCAAGCACAGGTGGTGGTCGCAGAATGCAGACTCAGAAGGTCGAGGAGTGGGGGTTTCAGTACATCCAGCGCTACTCCATGTACCAGGAATTCGTGAGGAGAATGAAGAACCTTCTCCAAGATTTAATCGAAAGGGAGCATGTAAAGGTATATGCTCTTGAGGGATGGGCTAAATCCCCGGAAAGTTTTATCCGTGACCTTACGGAAAGCGGTAAGGCTCTTCCTGCCGATCCGTTTAAGGATATGCCCGACTTGGCTACGGTGAGGATTCTCCTCTATTTCCCCAGCGATGCTATCGCGGTGGAGAAGACGATACAGGAAGAGTTCCTGATAGATCTTCCGAGATCCACTACCAGCAAGGATCTTGAGGATCCCGATATATTCGGCTATCGTTCCATAGTTTATGACGTCTCTTTGAAGTCCGATAGGAGCAAGTTGAGAGAATGGGAGCGCTATCGTGACCTGAAGCTTCATCTTCAGGTTCGTACGATGTTGCAGGAAGCCTGGGCTACCATAAGCCCTGAAATAGCGGGAGCCACCGATGTAGTGACCAAAGGTAAACTGAAGAGGAAGCTTTCCAGGGTAAGCGCCCTTCTTGAGGAAGCAGATGAAGATTTCCACTATCTGAGAGAGGCAGCTAAGGGATTGGCCATACCTGTGACGCCCGATCGAGCCAAGCCCATAATCGATAACTCTCCTCCAGAGGAGAAAAAGCCTTTGGATAAGGAAGATTTACGTAACCTTTTCGAGGAATCCGACGGAGCACTCTACTCACGGTGGTCCGAGGCTGCTAGAGAG is a window from the Dethiosulfovibrio russensis genome containing:
- a CDS encoding RelA/SpoT domain-containing protein, translated to MQTQKVEEWGFQYIQRYSMYQEFVRRMKNLLQDLIEREHVKVYALEGWAKSPESFIRDLTESGKALPADPFKDMPDLATVRILLYFPSDAIAVEKTIQEEFLIDLPRSTTSKDLEDPDIFGYRSIVYDVSLKSDRSKLREWERYRDLKLHLQVRTMLQEAWATISPEIAGATDVVTKGKLKRKLSRVSALLEEADEDFHYLREAAKGLAIPVTPDRAKPIIDNSPPEEKKPLDKEDLRNLFEESDGALYSRWSEAARETGFPGFVPDGSYLEDSLDYLCRIFKAAEFNSVSEVRDFLSSMEGDGTGIEQLKTVHSAFEEEISSWKVDGYSAVFLLVLNMKWDVLQNKDLVGLGIKMGSDRIKGV